A window of the Pseudomonas furukawaii genome harbors these coding sequences:
- a CDS encoding CBASS cGAMP synthase, with translation MLNLSALFYTKLDQPNFLAELDLTEGEKTYISDAKNEIRAALRERLKASIADVLAQNGLEAVSVEPKFYIQGSWAYRTLNRPCTTPPQQSDLDDGVYLPMSIMKEHRRPSVASALFFEATEAALKPLAADKKWTLSAKPTCIRLEISPFAHIDIPLYAIPDDEFMLLKAANESFEGRVFNAATDSAKDHWAALPSDHVLLAHREENWIKSDPRAMKDWFVQEIADRGEQLRRVVRYLKAFRDKVWTKGGPSSILLMAATAPIFEKRDKRDDLALKDVLEKLPNVLREGVLSPIDSEVYLTASLAAEEIEEIARQFEAFHNHLSGAIFGTDKQQACTWVRSMLGDRFPNRADLVLVSTVAAAVQAVPAEAGPRELVKTTKAG, from the coding sequence ATGCTGAATTTGAGTGCGCTGTTCTACACCAAGCTGGATCAACCCAACTTCCTTGCTGAGCTTGATCTCACGGAGGGGGAAAAGACGTACATCTCTGATGCCAAGAATGAGATTCGGGCAGCCCTTCGTGAGAGACTGAAAGCGAGCATTGCTGATGTTCTGGCTCAAAACGGCCTGGAAGCGGTAAGTGTTGAGCCTAAGTTCTACATCCAGGGTTCTTGGGCCTACAGGACGCTGAACCGGCCCTGCACGACGCCGCCGCAGCAGTCAGATCTAGACGATGGTGTTTATCTGCCGATGAGCATCATGAAAGAGCACCGCCGCCCTAGCGTAGCGAGCGCTCTATTTTTTGAAGCTACCGAGGCTGCGCTGAAGCCGCTTGCAGCAGACAAGAAATGGACGCTCTCCGCGAAACCTACGTGCATTCGACTGGAAATTTCTCCCTTCGCACACATCGACATTCCGCTGTACGCGATCCCTGACGACGAATTCATGCTGCTGAAGGCCGCAAATGAGTCGTTCGAGGGACGTGTATTCAATGCTGCCACGGACTCTGCGAAGGATCATTGGGCTGCATTGCCGTCTGATCATGTGCTGCTTGCCCACCGTGAGGAGAACTGGATCAAGTCCGACCCTCGGGCCATGAAGGACTGGTTTGTTCAGGAAATTGCCGATCGTGGCGAGCAGTTGCGCCGAGTCGTGCGCTATTTGAAGGCGTTTCGTGACAAGGTGTGGACGAAGGGGGGGCCGAGTTCGATCCTGCTCATGGCGGCGACCGCGCCGATATTCGAGAAGCGCGACAAGCGTGATGACCTAGCACTCAAAGATGTTTTGGAGAAACTGCCGAATGTTCTGCGAGAAGGAGTGCTAAGCCCGATTGACTCTGAGGTTTATCTAACTGCCAGTCTTGCAGCTGAGGAAATCGAAGAAATCGCTAGGCAGTTCGAGGCGTTTCATAACCATCTCAGTGGGGCAATTTTCGGCACTGATAAGCAGCAGGCCTGTACTTGGGTTCGCTCCATGCTTGGAGATCGTTTCCCTAATCGGGCGGATCTGGTGCTAGTCAGCACGGTAGCAGCAGCTGTTCAAGCCGTTCCAGCTGAGGCCGGGCCACGTGAGCTCGTGAAAACTACCAAGGCTGGCTAG
- a CDS encoding ThiF family adenylyltransferase, translated as MAEPSDEELIPELLERLKPLGFSRTLRQKVGGNLVLTGALRTNDGPVACSIAIDREFRRIPRVTLLEIPPKLLPVAPHLGSGGELCYAATGTYVFDIFNPIEQTLAFIQRAEQVLGEIMRGELIDDLAEEFFAYWWGAYCYIDTDRLETGELQVFSSGESERSGRTFEIFLTDDLARTSKKLSLLRDEFTQENFIIHSISTSARPRPSQDSWPPKTLGDFVNWQYQLDKNVPKKLLRRVAAAYRSEFGACLFVISSPLYKYGLIVKFPDLEERRALRKAANGFQYLYELKITPVATFRIDDRYLVERNIPGVKNLSGLKIGIVGCGTIGGYLAELLVKAGAGLAGGKLTLIDPDEFGPQNLGRHRLGFTHLYRPKAIALADELSKAMPSAGIEGVPLDVRDVRLPELDLLIDATGDEAVGYWIAAQYHKVVPILNVWIEGRGAAVRTLFKLPGIGACYRCLCDYNKDRHFVSVSEDFGEIFAGHGCEGLYVPFPATVSVQAACLSAEAILDWVGGWTLPSLRTRVTDPNFTLSTDDCSPLVKIGCPACCT; from the coding sequence ATGGCTGAACCGTCAGATGAAGAACTCATTCCTGAGCTCCTCGAGAGGCTAAAGCCTTTAGGCTTTTCTCGGACTCTGCGTCAGAAGGTCGGGGGGAACTTAGTGCTAACGGGAGCACTAAGGACAAATGACGGGCCTGTCGCCTGTTCAATAGCGATCGATCGGGAGTTTAGACGCATTCCTCGGGTGACATTGCTTGAAATTCCCCCAAAGCTATTGCCTGTAGCGCCACATCTGGGTTCTGGTGGTGAGCTGTGTTATGCGGCCACCGGCACATATGTTTTCGATATCTTCAACCCAATTGAGCAGACGCTTGCATTTATCCAACGTGCGGAGCAGGTGTTGGGCGAGATAATGAGGGGGGAGTTAATTGATGATTTGGCTGAGGAGTTTTTCGCGTACTGGTGGGGGGCTTACTGCTATATTGATACGGATCGCTTAGAGACGGGCGAGCTTCAAGTGTTCTCCAGCGGCGAGAGTGAGCGCTCTGGCAGAACATTTGAAATATTCCTCACTGACGATCTTGCGAGAACCAGTAAAAAGCTATCACTGCTTCGCGATGAGTTTACTCAAGAAAACTTCATCATTCACTCTATCTCTACGAGTGCTAGACCTAGGCCATCACAGGATTCATGGCCGCCTAAGACACTCGGAGATTTCGTCAATTGGCAGTATCAGCTCGATAAGAATGTTCCAAAAAAATTACTGAGGCGTGTGGCGGCGGCTTATCGCTCAGAATTTGGAGCGTGCTTGTTTGTTATAAGTTCGCCATTATACAAGTATGGTTTAATAGTCAAATTTCCAGATCTGGAAGAGCGAAGGGCACTTCGAAAGGCCGCGAACGGCTTCCAGTATCTTTATGAATTGAAAATCACGCCGGTCGCAACCTTTAGAATTGACGATCGTTATCTGGTAGAGCGTAATATTCCCGGAGTCAAGAATCTATCTGGGCTAAAAATCGGCATCGTCGGCTGCGGTACTATTGGTGGTTATTTGGCCGAGCTTCTAGTCAAGGCAGGTGCTGGGTTAGCAGGTGGAAAGCTCACCCTGATTGATCCTGACGAGTTTGGCCCACAAAACTTAGGGCGCCATCGCTTGGGCTTTACCCATCTCTATCGGCCTAAAGCTATTGCGCTAGCGGATGAGCTTTCTAAGGCTATGCCATCCGCTGGCATTGAGGGGGTGCCGCTTGATGTCCGCGATGTACGGTTGCCTGAACTAGATTTGCTAATTGATGCAACTGGCGATGAGGCAGTCGGTTATTGGATCGCGGCTCAATACCACAAGGTTGTTCCCATCCTTAATGTGTGGATTGAAGGTCGTGGGGCGGCCGTCAGGACGCTATTTAAACTACCTGGCATAGGCGCTTGTTATCGCTGTCTATGTGATTACAACAAGGATCGGCATTTCGTCTCCGTATCTGAAGATTTTGGCGAGATTTTCGCCGGACATGGCTGCGAGGGGCTTTATGTCCCATTCCCTGCAACAGTCT